The Agarilytica rhodophyticola genome has a window encoding:
- the atpD gene encoding F0F1 ATP synthase subunit beta, translating into MSSGRIVQIIGAVIDVEFPRDSVPKVYDALTVAGKGLTLEVQQQLGDGVVRAIAMGGSEGISRGLEVENTSAPVSVPVGKETLGRIMDVLGNPIDECGPIGEQERASIHRKAPSYDELSASSELLETGIKVIDLICPFAKGGKVGLFGGAGVGKTVNMMELINNIATEHSGLSVFAGVGERTREGNDFYHEMQEAGVVNVEKFTESKVAMVYGQMNEPPGNRLRVALTGLTMAEKFRDEGRDVLLFVDNIYRYTLAGTEVSALLGRMPSAVGYQPTLAEEMGVLQERITSTKTGSITSIQAVYVPADDLTDPSPATTFAHLDSTVVLSRDIAAKGIYPAIDPLDSTSRQLDPLIIGQEHYETARGVQSVLQRYKELKDIIAILGMDELSEEDKLTVNRARKIERFLSQPFNVAKVFTGQDGKIVPLKETIASFKGLLAGDYDDLPEQAFYMVGGIDEAIEKAKKLAEKAA; encoded by the coding sequence ATGAGTAGCGGACGTATCGTACAAATTATCGGCGCGGTTATTGACGTGGAATTTCCACGTGATTCTGTGCCAAAGGTATACGACGCATTAACGGTAGCCGGAAAAGGGCTTACGCTGGAGGTGCAACAACAATTGGGCGATGGTGTTGTTCGTGCAATTGCAATGGGTGGTTCGGAAGGTATCAGCCGTGGTCTTGAAGTTGAGAACACCAGCGCACCTGTTTCTGTGCCAGTAGGTAAAGAGACATTGGGCCGTATCATGGACGTTCTTGGCAACCCGATCGACGAATGTGGTCCGATCGGCGAGCAAGAGCGCGCATCGATTCACCGTAAAGCACCTTCCTACGACGAGTTATCAGCAAGTTCTGAACTGCTAGAAACTGGTATTAAAGTTATCGACTTGATCTGCCCATTTGCTAAAGGTGGTAAAGTTGGATTGTTCGGTGGTGCCGGTGTTGGTAAAACTGTGAACATGATGGAATTGATTAACAACATCGCAACTGAGCACAGTGGTCTTTCTGTATTTGCTGGTGTTGGTGAGCGTACTCGTGAGGGTAATGACTTCTATCACGAGATGCAGGAAGCTGGCGTTGTTAACGTTGAGAAGTTTACCGAGTCTAAAGTGGCAATGGTATATGGCCAGATGAATGAGCCACCGGGTAACCGTCTGCGTGTTGCTTTGACAGGCTTGACCATGGCTGAAAAATTCCGTGATGAAGGTCGTGACGTTCTTTTGTTTGTCGACAATATTTATCGTTATACACTAGCGGGAACCGAAGTATCAGCACTGTTAGGTCGTATGCCTTCTGCGGTGGGTTATCAGCCTACGCTTGCTGAAGAAATGGGTGTACTACAAGAGCGTATTACATCAACTAAGACTGGCTCCATTACTTCTATTCAAGCGGTATATGTACCTGCGGATGACTTGACCGACCCATCTCCAGCAACCACCTTTGCTCACTTGGATTCAACGGTTGTATTGAGTCGTGATATTGCTGCTAAAGGTATCTATCCTGCGATTGACCCGCTGGATTCTACTTCTCGTCAGCTTGATCCATTAATTATTGGCCAAGAGCATTATGAGACTGCTCGTGGTGTGCAATCTGTATTGCAACGTTATAAAGAGTTGAAGGATATTATTGCTATCTTGGGTATGGACGAGCTTTCTGAAGAAGATAAGCTAACGGTAAACCGAGCGCGTAAGATCGAAAGATTCTTATCACAGCCATTTAATGTTGCTAAAGTATTTACTGGTCAAGACGGTAAGATCGTACCATTAAAAGAAACTATTGCCAGCTTCAAAGGCTTACTTGCCGGTGACTATGACGACCTGCCAGAACAAGCATTCTATATGGTAGGTGGCATTGACGAAGCTATCGAGAAAGCCAAAAAACTCGCTGAAAAAGCAGCTTAA
- the atpB gene encoding F0F1 ATP synthase subunit A: MASESGEALTTTGYIQHHLQNMTYGKLSAGAKHCDGSVVENDVWTLAHCSEEAAQMGFNAFHLDTLGWSVVLGLIFSFVFYRVAKNATTDKPTGIQSFVELIVDFVNTTSQELFHYKSRLVGPLGLTIFCWVFLMNLMDLVPVDWLPHAAAVVSGDSHIFFKVVPTTDPNATIGMSFTVFGMMIFFSCREKGVWGFIKELTCHPFFAPKEKWYLNILLIPINTVLETIALVAKPVSLGLRLFGNMYAGEVIFILIAILFSLGLVFGVMGGILQWAWAVFHILVITLQAFIFMVLTIVYMGMAFDSHDEQH, translated from the coding sequence ATGGCAAGTGAAAGCGGCGAAGCACTAACCACTACCGGATATATACAGCACCATTTGCAAAATATGACATACGGTAAATTGTCTGCAGGTGCAAAACATTGTGATGGATCAGTTGTTGAGAATGATGTATGGACACTTGCTCATTGCTCTGAAGAAGCAGCGCAAATGGGCTTTAATGCTTTTCACTTAGATACACTCGGCTGGAGTGTGGTGTTAGGTTTAATTTTCAGCTTTGTTTTTTATCGCGTTGCTAAAAATGCGACGACAGACAAACCTACCGGCATACAGAGCTTTGTCGAGTTGATTGTTGACTTTGTCAACACTACGTCACAAGAATTATTTCACTACAAAAGCCGCCTAGTCGGCCCATTAGGGCTAACGATTTTCTGTTGGGTGTTCCTGATGAACCTAATGGATCTAGTTCCTGTTGATTGGCTACCTCATGCTGCAGCTGTCGTCAGTGGTGATTCCCATATATTTTTTAAAGTGGTACCAACAACCGATCCCAATGCAACCATTGGTATGTCGTTTACTGTTTTCGGCATGATGATCTTCTTTAGCTGCCGTGAAAAAGGCGTGTGGGGCTTTATTAAAGAGCTTACTTGTCACCCGTTCTTTGCACCTAAGGAAAAGTGGTATCTCAATATTCTTCTCATCCCTATTAACACTGTTCTTGAAACCATAGCGCTAGTAGCGAAGCCTGTATCTCTAGGTCTACGTCTGTTCGGCAATATGTATGCAGGTGAGGTAATCTTTATTCTGATTGCTATTCTGTTTAGTTTAGGCTTGGTGTTTGGCGTGATGGGAGGCATTTTGCAATGGGCATGGGCGGTGTTCCACATCCTCGTGATTACCTTGCAAGCGTTTATTTTTATGGTGTTAACCATCGTATATATGGGAATGGCATTCGATTCTCACGACGAACAACATTAA
- a CDS encoding serine/threonine protein kinase: protein MTESILIPGYTIHNLLGKGGMATVYLAIQESLNRRVAIKVLSDFSDPSAKDRFFSEAHTIAALSHPRIVTIYDVSHLEDGRPFISMEYLVGGDLNQLKIEKVDERYALNLIRQVAEGLSIVHQNDIIHRDIKPANILFREDGSVALSDFGIAKNLSIDTDLTQAGSSVGSPSYSSPEQICGRHLDQRSDIYSLGVVLLELFVGENPFKGNNFAATAINHTEKPIVENAPVEKKYQALLKKMLAKQADQRFSTVDELIAAIDALLNESPGDNDATMIRSAFFPSVDIEGIVLRIKQYKKAFIFGFGGAVLLLLVYLVTYESETEREIKLLLDKAEQSLSEDRLIQPEFDNARYYFNQILTLEADSEEALEGLNDVDERLVKRYIQLAAERFEKTQLNRPKGDNAIYYYKLVLAIEPENGVALKGLDSVVEKYTELATQAFNRKEYRQGLRHVTIGLELSPEHPELLELRDKYKNKRNPIKRLFDKVLK from the coding sequence ATGACTGAATCTATATTAATTCCAGGCTACACCATACATAACCTATTAGGTAAGGGGGGCATGGCGACAGTGTATCTCGCCATTCAGGAATCCCTAAACCGGCGGGTTGCAATAAAAGTGCTTTCAGACTTCAGTGATCCCAGCGCTAAAGATCGGTTTTTCTCTGAGGCCCACACTATTGCCGCTTTAAGCCACCCTAGAATTGTTACCATCTATGATGTTTCACACTTGGAAGATGGCCGCCCATTTATATCGATGGAGTACTTAGTTGGCGGTGACTTAAATCAGCTAAAAATAGAGAAAGTTGACGAGCGCTACGCTTTAAATTTGATAAGGCAAGTTGCTGAAGGCTTAAGTATTGTCCACCAAAATGACATTATTCATCGAGATATAAAGCCGGCGAATATTCTTTTTCGTGAAGATGGCTCTGTAGCGTTGTCAGATTTTGGTATCGCAAAAAACTTATCTATCGATACCGACCTCACGCAAGCAGGTAGCTCCGTGGGAAGCCCATCTTATAGTAGCCCCGAGCAAATATGTGGCAGACATTTGGATCAGCGATCCGACATTTACAGTTTAGGCGTTGTTCTTTTAGAGTTGTTCGTAGGTGAAAACCCGTTTAAAGGAAATAATTTTGCTGCGACTGCAATAAACCACACAGAGAAACCAATTGTTGAAAACGCACCTGTTGAGAAGAAATACCAAGCTCTTCTTAAAAAAATGTTGGCCAAACAAGCAGATCAACGTTTCAGCACAGTCGATGAGTTAATAGCCGCTATTGATGCTCTTTTAAATGAAAGTCCGGGTGATAATGATGCAACTATGATTCGGTCTGCTTTTTTCCCAAGTGTCGATATCGAGGGCATTGTACTGAGAATAAAGCAATATAAAAAAGCGTTTATATTTGGTTTCGGTGGGGCGGTATTGTTGTTATTGGTTTACTTAGTCACTTATGAAAGTGAGACCGAACGGGAAATAAAGTTATTGCTGGATAAGGCTGAGCAAAGTTTGTCTGAAGATCGTTTGATACAGCCAGAATTCGACAATGCTCGCTATTATTTCAACCAAATCCTCACGTTGGAGGCTGACAGTGAGGAAGCGCTAGAAGGCCTGAATGATGTGGATGAGCGTTTGGTAAAACGTTATATCCAACTGGCTGCAGAGCGCTTTGAAAAAACTCAATTAAATCGGCCTAAGGGCGACAACGCTATTTATTACTACAAGTTAGTGCTAGCAATAGAGCCAGAAAATGGAGTAGCGCTCAAGGGGCTTGATAGTGTGGTTGAGAAATATACTGAGTTGGCAACTCAGGCTTTTAATAGAAAAGAATATAGACAAGGCCTGAGGCATGTAACGATTGGACTTGAGTTGTCGCCTGAGCACCCTGAGCTACTTGAGCTGAGGGATAAATACAAGAATAAGAGAAACCCTATAAAGAGGTTGTTTGATAAGGTATTAAAATAG
- a CDS encoding F0F1 ATP synthase subunit delta has translation MAELITLARPYAKAAFEYARAAKDLQGWQTALAQAASVSMDASVKAMLSSPNLTSTDKGLKFGEVCGDVLNQQQVNFINVLAVNNRLGLLAQVYELFALYKANQEKTVDVEIQTAFEISSDLEQKLATTLKAKLDRDVELKTTIDESLIGGALIRAGDTVIDGSARGRLAKLAEAMNA, from the coding sequence ATGGCAGAACTAATTACTCTCGCTCGACCTTATGCTAAAGCTGCGTTTGAATATGCGCGAGCAGCTAAAGACCTGCAAGGTTGGCAAACAGCTTTGGCTCAAGCAGCGTCAGTCTCAATGGATGCCAGCGTGAAAGCCATGTTGTCTTCGCCGAATCTGACAAGCACAGATAAAGGCCTTAAGTTTGGCGAAGTTTGCGGTGATGTGCTTAACCAACAACAGGTTAATTTTATTAACGTGTTAGCGGTTAACAATCGACTGGGGTTACTTGCCCAAGTTTATGAATTATTCGCGTTATACAAAGCCAATCAAGAAAAGACAGTCGACGTCGAGATTCAAACGGCGTTTGAGATTTCTTCCGATCTTGAGCAAAAACTTGCGACAACCTTAAAAGCGAAATTAGACCGTGACGTTGAGTTAAAAACCACCATAGACGAAAGTCTTATCGGCGGTGCATTAATTCGTGCGGGCGATACCGTTATCGACGGATCTGCACGCGGTCGTTTGGCTAAGCTTGCCGAAGCAATGAATGCCTAA
- a CDS encoding carboxypeptidase-like regulatory domain-containing protein, with translation MKFAAALCVLPAIFVVACGGGGSESSNSNNSQTVTIQGKVTYDFVPHTSGGALDYNNTSRRPVPSARIQLLDSDGNTLDGSSTDADGNYQAEVPANAEVRVRVLAQFDSQFANISVTDNTRGNALYVLDGELRNSGNSNSNRDLHAASGWTGSGYGNERAAAPFAILDSVYQAVKLVQTADSNVSLPALEMRWSVNNIAVVSQNAASGRIGTSKFDGTNIFILGHEDNDTDEYDRSVIQHEFGHYLERTLFRLDSEGGRHSRRDQLDSRVAFSEGWSNAFAAMASSSTTYQDSMRKAQASGFRYSLENNTIANLGWYSENSVSQIVYDIYDSDSDSSDNISLGFTPIYQAMRSDEYRRGTAVTNIYSFTDALKNRLPINDAGAIDDLMEANDIFGTGPFGIGETNNGGQSISLPVYHELSVGAKVNLCSDKVPQVFNGIGVRRLVRLNISQNDDYTIRAEKTRGRINTNPNMRIYRNGSQILELDSSVVDIESRDDVQLDAGDYLIELFDLNNMTFGSNPGGLSCFDLSIN, from the coding sequence ATGAAGTTCGCAGCAGCACTTTGTGTTCTACCAGCAATATTTGTCGTCGCTTGTGGCGGCGGTGGAAGTGAGAGCAGCAATAGTAATAACTCACAGACTGTGACGATCCAAGGCAAAGTCACTTATGACTTTGTTCCTCATACAAGCGGCGGAGCCTTAGATTACAATAACACCTCAAGACGTCCAGTCCCCTCGGCTAGGATTCAGCTACTTGATTCAGACGGTAATACTTTAGATGGTAGCAGTACCGATGCTGACGGTAACTATCAGGCCGAAGTCCCTGCTAATGCAGAAGTACGTGTGCGTGTCCTGGCTCAATTTGATAGCCAATTTGCCAATATCAGTGTTACCGATAATACTCGAGGCAACGCCTTATATGTGCTTGATGGCGAACTAAGAAATAGCGGTAACAGCAATTCGAATCGAGACCTCCACGCTGCCTCGGGTTGGACCGGATCAGGTTATGGTAACGAGCGGGCGGCAGCACCTTTTGCCATCCTCGACTCCGTGTACCAGGCAGTAAAGTTAGTACAGACCGCAGATTCCAATGTTTCCCTTCCTGCGTTGGAGATGCGCTGGAGTGTCAACAATATTGCGGTGGTCTCGCAAAATGCTGCCAGCGGCAGAATCGGTACCTCAAAATTTGATGGCACTAATATATTTATTTTGGGGCATGAAGATAATGATACTGACGAGTACGACCGTTCCGTCATTCAACATGAATTTGGCCACTATTTAGAGCGCACACTATTTCGACTCGATAGTGAAGGTGGCAGGCATTCTCGCCGGGATCAATTAGACTCTCGCGTTGCCTTCAGTGAAGGCTGGTCTAACGCCTTTGCAGCAATGGCATCTAGCTCTACAACTTATCAAGATTCTATGCGCAAAGCTCAAGCTTCGGGTTTTCGTTACTCACTTGAGAATAATACCATTGCCAATCTTGGCTGGTATAGCGAGAATTCTGTCAGCCAAATTGTCTATGATATATATGATAGTGATAGCGACAGCAGCGACAACATTAGCTTGGGCTTTACACCGATATATCAAGCAATGCGCTCCGACGAATACCGCAGAGGGACAGCTGTAACGAATATATATTCATTTACGGATGCGTTGAAAAATCGCCTGCCGATCAATGATGCAGGCGCTATCGATGATCTGATGGAAGCCAACGATATTTTCGGCACAGGGCCCTTCGGCATTGGAGAAACCAATAATGGTGGCCAATCTATTAGTTTACCGGTGTATCATGAACTAAGTGTCGGCGCCAAAGTGAACTTATGCAGCGATAAAGTCCCTCAGGTCTTTAATGGTATAGGTGTCAGACGCCTTGTCAGACTGAATATCAGCCAAAACGACGACTATACTATCCGAGCAGAAAAGACGAGAGGGCGGATAAATACCAACCCCAATATGCGTATTTATAGAAACGGCAGTCAAATTTTAGAGCTGGACAGCTCAGTAGTAGATATCGAGAGCCGAGATGACGTACAGCTCGACGCTGGCGACTATCTTATCGAGTTGTTTGACTTGAATAATATGACTTTTGGCTCAAACCCAGGTGGTCTTTCGTGCTTTGACCTGAGTATAAATTAA
- the atpA gene encoding F0F1 ATP synthase subunit alpha, which yields MQQLNPSEISEVIKQRIDNLSVTTEAQNEGTVVSVTDGIIRVHGLAEVMYGEMIEFEGGVYGIALNLERDSVGAVVLGDYQGVAEGQTCKCTGRILEVPVGPELQGRVVDALGNPIDGKGPIETKMTDALEKIAPGVIARQSVDQPVQIGLKAVDTMVPIGRGQRELIIGDRQTGKTAVAVDAIINQKGTGIKCIYVAIGQKASSVAAVVRKLEEHGAMEHTIVVAATASDPASMQFLAPFAGCTMGEYFRDRGEDALIIYDDLTKQAWAYRQISLLLRRPPGREAYPGDVFYLHSRLLERAARVNAEYVEKFTDGKVKGQTGSLTALPIIETQAGDVSAFVPTNVISITDGQIFLETDLFNAGIRPAMNAGISVSRVGGSAQTKIIKKLSGGIRTALAQYRELAAFSQFASDLDDATKAQLEHGERVTELMKQKQYTPQSIAEMAVVVYAADKGYLKDIDVAKIGDFEAALLSFMNSVKAELMESINSTGNFNDDIANGIKSALDEFKSTQTW from the coding sequence ATGCAACAGCTGAATCCTTCTGAAATTAGTGAAGTAATAAAACAGCGTATCGACAATTTGTCGGTGACAACTGAAGCACAAAATGAAGGTACAGTCGTTTCCGTAACTGACGGTATCATTCGTGTGCATGGTCTTGCCGAAGTAATGTACGGTGAGATGATTGAATTTGAAGGCGGTGTTTATGGTATCGCTTTGAACCTTGAGCGCGACTCCGTTGGTGCGGTAGTACTTGGTGATTACCAAGGTGTTGCTGAAGGACAAACCTGTAAATGTACTGGCCGTATCTTGGAAGTTCCTGTTGGCCCAGAACTTCAGGGTCGTGTTGTCGATGCCTTGGGTAACCCTATCGACGGTAAAGGCCCAATCGAAACAAAAATGACTGATGCCCTTGAGAAAATTGCTCCTGGGGTAATCGCTCGTCAATCTGTTGACCAGCCTGTTCAAATTGGTCTTAAAGCAGTGGATACCATGGTACCTATTGGTCGCGGTCAACGTGAGCTTATTATTGGTGACCGTCAAACAGGTAAAACTGCGGTTGCTGTGGATGCCATCATCAACCAAAAAGGTACGGGTATTAAATGTATCTATGTTGCCATCGGTCAGAAAGCATCGTCTGTGGCAGCGGTTGTGCGCAAATTGGAAGAGCACGGCGCAATGGAACACACCATTGTTGTTGCTGCGACAGCTTCTGACCCAGCATCTATGCAGTTCTTGGCGCCTTTCGCCGGTTGTACCATGGGTGAGTACTTCCGTGATCGCGGTGAAGATGCTCTGATCATCTATGATGATTTGACTAAACAAGCATGGGCTTATCGCCAGATTTCATTGTTGTTAAGAAGACCTCCCGGTCGTGAGGCTTACCCTGGTGACGTTTTCTATTTGCATTCACGTTTACTAGAGCGTGCTGCTCGTGTAAATGCCGAATACGTTGAAAAATTCACTGATGGCAAGGTTAAAGGTCAAACCGGTTCCTTAACTGCACTGCCTATCATTGAAACTCAAGCAGGTGACGTATCTGCCTTCGTACCTACTAACGTAATTTCGATTACAGATGGTCAGATCTTCCTTGAGACAGATCTTTTCAACGCGGGTATTCGTCCTGCGATGAACGCGGGTATCTCGGTATCTCGTGTAGGTGGCTCGGCTCAGACTAAGATCATTAAGAAGCTTTCCGGTGGAATTCGTACAGCACTTGCTCAATATCGTGAATTGGCAGCTTTCTCACAGTTTGCTTCTGATCTTGACGATGCCACAAAAGCACAGCTTGAACATGGTGAGCGCGTAACCGAGTTGATGAAGCAGAAGCAGTACACTCCGCAAAGTATTGCCGAAATGGCAGTTGTAGTTTATGCGGCAGATAAAGGCTACTTGAAAGATATCGACGTTGCTAAAATCGGTGACTTCGAAGCTGCGTTGCTTTCATTCATGAACAGTGTAAAAGCTGAATTGATGGAAAGCATCAATAGCACCGGTAATTTCAATGACGATATCGCTAATGGAATTAAATCTGCTCTTGATGAATTTAAGTCTACTCAGACTTGGTAA
- a CDS encoding F0F1 ATP synthase subunit epsilon has translation MALTVHCDIVSAEQEIFSGLVELVVASATEGEVGIAYGHAPFLSGLNPGPVRVKKQNGEEEVYYVSGGYLEVQPYAVTVLADTALREGDMDEEAATKAMQEAEQALKDSSEGMDYSRAAAQLAEAAAQLRTLRAIRKNLK, from the coding sequence ATGGCATTAACAGTACATTGCGACATCGTAAGTGCCGAGCAGGAAATATTTTCTGGCTTAGTTGAGCTAGTGGTAGCTTCTGCTACTGAAGGTGAAGTTGGTATTGCATACGGACACGCACCTTTTCTTTCCGGTTTGAATCCAGGCCCTGTAAGGGTTAAAAAGCAAAACGGCGAAGAAGAAGTGTATTATGTGTCTGGCGGTTATCTCGAAGTTCAGCCCTATGCTGTAACTGTGTTGGCTGATACAGCTTTGCGCGAAGGTGATATGGACGAAGAAGCCGCTACCAAAGCAATGCAAGAAGCTGAGCAAGCGTTGAAAGATTCATCAGAAGGTATGGATTATTCACGAGCTGCTGCACAACTTGCAGAAGCTGCGGCGCAGCTACGTACACTAAGAGCGATTCGAAAGAATCTAAAATAG
- a CDS encoding ATP synthase subunit I has protein sequence MTSPVWYSAKYQLSLLTLVGSLLAINDVGIAYSFVLGSLIYIIPNLYFVHYAFRYSGAEYAPLIARSFSSGESGKLVLAALGFILVYRFVKPIHSPALFVGFSFMIVLQWFVAAKIVKMRSQPKSN, from the coding sequence GTGACATCCCCCGTTTGGTATAGCGCAAAATATCAACTGTCTTTGTTGACTCTAGTGGGTTCTTTACTAGCAATAAATGATGTCGGTATAGCTTATTCTTTTGTTCTGGGGAGTTTAATCTACATTATTCCAAACCTTTACTTTGTCCACTATGCATTTCGCTACAGTGGTGCTGAGTACGCGCCATTAATAGCACGGTCTTTTAGTTCTGGAGAATCGGGAAAACTCGTATTAGCAGCATTGGGTTTCATTTTGGTTTATCGCTTTGTTAAACCAATACATAGCCCTGCTCTATTTGTGGGTTTTAGTTTTATGATCGTATTACAGTGGTTTGTTGCGGCAAAAATCGTAAAGATGCGCAGCCAGCCAAAATCAAATTAA
- the atpG gene encoding F0F1 ATP synthase subunit gamma yields MASGKEIRTKIGSIKNTQKITSAMEMVAASKMRKAQDRMELGKPYAQRIRAVVGHIAAGNPEYKHVYLTDREVKRVGYIVVSTDRGLCGGLNINAFKSVISHSKEWADKKVDVDLCMIGAKGASFFNSVGGNIVASVRDIGETPVLTDLIGSVKVMLDGFVDGKLDRLYLVSNEFVNTMTQSPVIQQLLPLKADDNEKLKKHSWDYLYEPDANSLLDGLMMRYIESQVYQAVVENGACEQAARMIAMKSATDNAGDLIGDLQLAYNKARQAAITQELSEIVGGAAAV; encoded by the coding sequence ATGGCTAGCGGAAAAGAAATACGTACCAAAATTGGTAGCATTAAAAATACGCAAAAAATTACCAGCGCGATGGAGATGGTTGCCGCTAGTAAAATGCGTAAGGCACAAGACCGAATGGAACTTGGTAAGCCTTATGCCCAGCGTATTCGCGCCGTAGTCGGACATATTGCTGCCGGTAATCCTGAATACAAGCACGTATATTTAACTGATCGTGAAGTAAAACGCGTTGGTTATATTGTGGTATCGACTGACCGCGGTCTGTGTGGTGGTTTAAATATCAATGCGTTTAAATCTGTTATTTCACACAGTAAAGAATGGGCAGACAAAAAAGTCGATGTCGATTTATGCATGATCGGTGCTAAGGGTGCTTCTTTCTTTAACAGCGTAGGTGGCAATATCGTTGCAAGTGTGCGGGATATTGGTGAGACACCTGTACTGACGGATCTTATCGGCAGTGTCAAAGTTATGTTGGATGGTTTTGTTGACGGTAAACTCGATCGCCTTTACTTGGTGAGCAATGAGTTTGTTAATACGATGACGCAAAGTCCTGTTATCCAGCAGTTGTTGCCTTTGAAAGCTGACGATAATGAAAAACTGAAAAAGCATTCATGGGATTACTTGTACGAGCCTGATGCTAATTCCCTACTCGACGGTTTAATGATGCGTTATATCGAGTCTCAAGTGTATCAAGCTGTAGTGGAAAATGGCGCATGTGAGCAGGCAGCCCGGATGATTGCTATGAAAAGTGCCACCGATAATGCAGGTGATTTAATTGGTGACCTGCAATTGGCATATAACAAGGCGCGTCAAGCGGCAATTACTCAAGAGTTGTCAGAAATCGTCGGCGGTGCGGCAGCGGTTTAA
- the atpE gene encoding F0F1 ATP synthase subunit C, with protein MEQAIVYMAAAILIGLAALGTAFGFGALGGKLLESSARQPEQAPALQGKMFLMAGLLDAVPMIGVGIGMYLIFAVAPGL; from the coding sequence ATGGAACAAGCAATCGTTTATATGGCGGCAGCTATTCTTATCGGTCTGGCAGCTCTTGGTACTGCATTCGGCTTCGGCGCTTTAGGTGGCAAGCTTCTTGAGTCTTCTGCGCGTCAACCAGAGCAAGCACCTGCACTGCAAGGTAAAATGTTTCTTATGGCTGGCCTGTTAGATGCGGTTCCAATGATCGGTGTTGGTATTGGTATGTACTTGATCTTCGCTGTAGCGCCTGGTCTGTAA
- a CDS encoding F0F1 ATP synthase subunit B, whose translation MNLNLTLIGQSLTFLVFVFFCMKFVWPALLGVMEEREKRIADGLQAADNADKDLKLAKKKAAELLKEAKDQAATIVEQANKRATQIVEEAKDAATAEADRVKAQAEAEVERSVSQAREELRGKVAVLALSGAEKILGASVDASAHNAMLEKLAADL comes from the coding sequence GTGAATCTTAATTTAACACTTATCGGTCAATCTCTGACCTTTTTGGTGTTCGTTTTTTTCTGCATGAAGTTTGTATGGCCTGCTCTTTTAGGAGTAATGGAAGAGAGAGAAAAGCGTATCGCTGATGGTCTTCAAGCTGCTGACAATGCAGACAAAGACCTGAAACTTGCCAAAAAGAAAGCGGCCGAATTATTAAAAGAAGCGAAAGATCAAGCAGCGACTATTGTTGAGCAAGCCAACAAGCGTGCGACGCAAATCGTTGAAGAAGCGAAAGATGCAGCAACAGCAGAAGCAGACCGTGTTAAAGCACAGGCGGAAGCTGAAGTTGAGCGCTCTGTCAGTCAAGCACGCGAAGAATTGCGTGGCAAAGTGGCTGTACTTGCGTTGAGCGGTGCTGAAAAAATTCTTGGTGCTTCTGTCGATGCAAGTGCGCACAACGCAATGCTCGAAAAACTTGCCGCAGATCTTTAA